The following are from one region of the Jatrophihabitans telluris genome:
- a CDS encoding NAD(P)H-quinone oxidoreductase: protein MKAIVATEPGGPEVLSMAEVDPPTPGVGEVLLDVAATAVNRADLMQRAGNYPPPPGASTIIGLECSGTVAALGPGVTGWEIGDEVCALLSGGGYAEQVVVPVGQLMQRPDGLDAVHAAALPEVACTVWSMVFDQAGLAPGERFLVHGGSSGIGTMAIQLAKAMGAQVFTTAGTEAKRQACRELGADVAIDYRNVDFATVIADETHGAGVDVILDTIGAKYLPGNVGSLAFGGRIAVIGMQGGVVGELNLGALMARRGSIYAAGLRARPLEQKATIVAGAQAHVWPLIAQGLVRPIVHEVLPLAEAARAHRIVEASEHVGKVVLSVR, encoded by the coding sequence ATGAAGGCAATAGTCGCCACCGAACCCGGCGGTCCAGAGGTCCTGTCCATGGCCGAGGTCGACCCACCGACGCCCGGTGTCGGCGAGGTGCTGCTGGACGTAGCCGCCACGGCGGTCAACCGAGCCGACCTGATGCAGCGGGCCGGCAACTACCCGCCGCCGCCGGGAGCCTCGACGATCATCGGCCTGGAGTGCAGCGGAACCGTCGCCGCGCTCGGCCCGGGAGTGACGGGCTGGGAGATCGGTGACGAGGTGTGCGCGCTGCTCAGCGGCGGCGGGTACGCCGAGCAGGTGGTCGTACCGGTCGGCCAGCTCATGCAACGCCCGGACGGACTCGACGCGGTGCACGCGGCCGCGCTGCCCGAAGTGGCCTGCACCGTCTGGTCGATGGTCTTCGACCAGGCCGGTCTCGCGCCCGGGGAACGGTTCCTGGTGCACGGCGGCTCGTCCGGCATCGGCACCATGGCCATCCAGCTCGCCAAGGCGATGGGCGCCCAGGTCTTCACCACCGCGGGGACGGAGGCCAAGCGGCAGGCCTGCCGCGAGCTTGGTGCGGATGTCGCGATCGACTATCGCAACGTCGACTTCGCCACCGTCATCGCGGACGAGACGCACGGCGCGGGGGTGGACGTCATCCTCGACACCATCGGGGCGAAGTACCTACCGGGCAACGTCGGGTCCCTGGCCTTCGGTGGCCGGATCGCGGTCATCGGAATGCAGGGCGGCGTGGTGGGCGAGCTGAATCTCGGGGCCTTGATGGCGCGCCGGGGTTCGATCTACGCCGCCGGCCTGCGAGCCCGGCCCCTGGAGCAGAAGGCGACGATCGTCGCCGGTGCCCAGGCGCACGTGTGGCCCCTGATCGCTCAGGGCCTGGTTCGTCCGATCGTTCACGAGGTGCTGCCGCTGGCGGAGGCGGCTCGCGCTCACCGCATCGTGGAGGCGAGCGAACATGTCGGAAAGGTCGTACTTTCCGTTCGGTGA
- a CDS encoding ScyD/ScyE family protein translates to MNKYLTLLASTASAALVAGLVAAPASGQTRIAHPKAAPPPIKLVAGGLSGPLSISFSPTGRLYASEAAVGDVTRINLNGSKKTVASGIQGLAGISAGLRYVYAVQGFVPETGGTQPGKAPLLKIDKRGHVTEVADLFQYELAHNPDGQAQGDPSDPNADSISNPFAVLAQPHRVLVADGGANDVLSVDGKGQVSTFFAPRNINEGVCAGAPNNDPQHPGCDPVPTGLAVGPHGDIYVSGLGAEAPGAARVWRLDGRTGQVKQVWKDLTDATGVAVGPDGTIYVSELFYGVDVSDPNADPTKAGRIVRIARDGHRTYAPVRLPGGLAMHHGKLYATQFSVLDLFLGSTGSGQIVTVSPKAFVAGATG, encoded by the coding sequence ATGAACAAGTATTTGACGTTGCTGGCGTCCACCGCCTCGGCCGCTCTGGTGGCTGGACTGGTCGCCGCACCCGCGTCGGGTCAGACCCGAATCGCCCATCCGAAGGCCGCGCCGCCCCCGATCAAGCTGGTGGCCGGCGGCCTGAGTGGGCCGCTGTCGATCAGCTTCAGCCCGACCGGGCGGCTCTATGCCTCTGAGGCGGCCGTCGGCGACGTCACGCGGATCAACCTCAACGGCAGCAAGAAGACTGTTGCCTCGGGCATCCAGGGCTTGGCCGGCATTTCCGCCGGGCTCCGCTACGTCTACGCCGTCCAGGGCTTCGTCCCCGAGACCGGCGGCACGCAACCGGGCAAGGCCCCGCTGCTCAAGATCGACAAGCGCGGACACGTCACCGAGGTGGCTGACCTGTTCCAGTACGAACTGGCGCACAACCCGGACGGGCAGGCCCAGGGCGATCCGTCCGACCCGAACGCGGACTCGATCTCCAACCCGTTCGCCGTCCTCGCCCAACCCCACCGGGTCCTGGTCGCCGACGGCGGAGCCAACGATGTGCTGTCCGTCGACGGCAAGGGTCAGGTGAGCACGTTCTTCGCGCCCCGCAACATCAACGAGGGCGTCTGCGCGGGTGCGCCGAACAATGATCCGCAACACCCGGGGTGCGACCCCGTACCGACCGGTCTCGCGGTTGGGCCGCACGGTGACATCTACGTCTCCGGCCTGGGTGCGGAGGCGCCTGGTGCAGCCCGGGTCTGGCGTCTGGACGGCCGGACCGGCCAGGTGAAGCAGGTCTGGAAGGACCTCACCGACGCGACCGGTGTCGCGGTGGGTCCGGACGGAACGATCTACGTCAGTGAACTGTTCTACGGCGTGGACGTCTCCGACCCGAACGCCGATCCGACCAAAGCCGGGCGCATCGTGCGCATCGCTCGTGACGGGCACCGGACGTACGCGCCGGTGCGGCTGCCGGGAGGCCTCGCGATGCACCACGGCAAGCTCTACGCGACGCAGTTCTCGGTGCTCGACCTCTTCCTCGGCAGCACCGGCTCCGGTCAGATCGTGACGGTGTCGCCCAAGGCGTTCGTGGCGGGCGCGACCGGCTGA
- a CDS encoding bacterial proteasome activator family protein: protein MSIPSSEAEAQPDDEPRVVVVGRGPSPGMSAGEREEDDLTAQVEQPAKVMRIGTMIKQLLEEVRAAPLDEAGRRRLADIHQSSIRELEDGLSDDLREELDRLTLPFADNEVPSEAELRIAQAQLVGWLEGLFHGIQTALFAQQMAARAQLEQMRGRALPGQVGPGGGLGSGSLIGQPGLGDPGVEHEHGTGQYL from the coding sequence ATGAGCATTCCGAGCAGCGAGGCCGAAGCACAGCCGGACGACGAACCGCGCGTGGTCGTGGTGGGGCGTGGACCGTCCCCGGGGATGTCCGCCGGCGAGCGCGAGGAGGACGATCTGACCGCTCAGGTCGAGCAGCCGGCGAAGGTCATGCGGATCGGCACCATGATCAAGCAGTTGCTGGAGGAGGTACGCGCCGCACCGCTGGACGAGGCCGGCCGTCGCCGGTTGGCCGACATCCATCAGTCCTCCATACGAGAACTCGAGGACGGCCTGTCCGACGATCTTCGTGAGGAACTCGACCGGCTCACTTTGCCCTTCGCCGACAACGAGGTTCCCAGCGAGGCGGAGCTGCGCATCGCCCAGGCGCAGCTCGTGGGATGGCTGGAAGGGCTGTTTCACGGCATCCAGACCGCCCTGTTCGCGCAGCAGATGGCCGCCCGGGCTCAACTGGAACAGATGCGGGGCCGGGCGCTACCCGGCCAGGTCGGGCCGGGCGGCGGCCTCGGATCAGGCAGCCTGATCGGCCAGCCCGGGCTGGGCGATCCCGGCGTCGAGCACGAACACGGGACCGGCCAGTACCTGTGA
- a CDS encoding transglutaminase-like domain-containing protein translates to MIRTVGCSIVVEVQTSARLVLQVGSADLPTKDGVLERTEELAFSLDGRPVEAVSLPAPHGGRWHVLDVDPGRFECQYQARLSGRLPAPSLRPGEDISYLHASRYAESDRLFAFARAEFAGLGRGHELLAAVREFVNGRLYYLSGWSRPTDGAVDTLLAGQGVCRDYAHLVLALLRALDVPARMVAVYAPGLSPMDFHAVAEAAVDGQWWAVDATGLAPRSSLVRIATGLDATDTAFLSSYRGDIRMLEQYVTAYSDGDLPVDDHRGAQALG, encoded by the coding sequence GTGATCAGGACCGTCGGTTGCTCGATCGTCGTCGAGGTCCAGACCAGCGCCCGGCTCGTGCTGCAGGTCGGTTCGGCTGATCTGCCGACAAAGGACGGCGTGCTCGAACGGACCGAGGAACTGGCGTTCAGTCTCGACGGCCGCCCAGTGGAAGCGGTGTCCTTACCTGCGCCGCACGGCGGCCGCTGGCACGTCCTGGACGTCGATCCTGGGCGCTTCGAGTGCCAGTACCAGGCTCGGTTGAGCGGTCGTCTCCCCGCACCGAGCCTGCGACCCGGAGAGGACATCAGTTATCTGCACGCGAGTCGCTACGCCGAGTCCGACCGGCTGTTCGCGTTCGCGCGCGCCGAGTTCGCAGGCCTGGGCCGGGGCCACGAATTGCTCGCTGCCGTAAGGGAGTTCGTCAACGGCCGCCTGTACTACCTCTCGGGCTGGAGCCGTCCGACCGACGGTGCGGTCGACACCCTGCTCGCCGGTCAGGGCGTCTGCCGGGACTACGCGCATCTTGTGCTGGCGCTGCTGCGGGCATTGGACGTACCGGCACGGATGGTCGCGGTGTATGCGCCCGGCCTGTCTCCGATGGACTTCCATGCCGTGGCGGAGGCCGCGGTGGATGGCCAGTGGTGGGCCGTGGACGCCACCGGACTCGCGCCGCGTTCCAGCCTCGTCCGGATCGCCACCGGGCTCGACGCGACCGACACCGCGTTCCTGTCGAGCTATCGCGGTGACATCCGCATGCTCGAGCAGTACGTCACGGCCTACTCCGACGGGGACCTGCCCGTCGACGATCACCGGGGCGCCCAAGCGCTCGGGTGA
- a CDS encoding Cof-type HAD-IIB family hydrolase, translating to MLATDLDGTLLRSDSTVSDATRRALAEAERRGFVVAFVTGRPPRWLHEVALETGHTGIAVGANGALSYDLHTETIIDSHPLTADILAEVTAVLREKIPEIRFAMEYGHDFAYEAEYTHDWDILPSTDRQGRQLPEATEAELEALLDKPAVKLLGKGREMDPDEFMGLVEELVGETVTVTRSGHSALVEISAAGITKASGLAALAASRGIDRHEVAAVGDMPNDVPMLEWAGASYAVANAHPSARRAAGTVLQRTNEQDAVAHLIWSILS from the coding sequence ATGCTGGCCACCGACTTGGACGGCACTCTGCTGCGCTCGGACAGCACGGTCAGCGACGCCACCAGGCGGGCCCTGGCCGAGGCGGAACGTCGCGGATTCGTGGTGGCGTTCGTGACCGGCCGGCCTCCGCGCTGGCTGCACGAGGTCGCGCTGGAAACCGGTCACACCGGGATCGCGGTCGGCGCCAACGGGGCGCTCAGCTACGACCTGCACACCGAGACCATCATTGATTCGCACCCCTTGACAGCCGACATCCTGGCCGAGGTGACCGCGGTCCTGCGCGAGAAGATTCCGGAAATCCGCTTCGCGATGGAGTACGGCCACGATTTCGCCTACGAAGCGGAATACACCCACGACTGGGACATCCTGCCGTCGACCGACCGCCAGGGCCGCCAGTTGCCGGAGGCCACCGAGGCCGAACTCGAAGCCCTGCTCGACAAGCCGGCGGTGAAACTCCTGGGCAAGGGACGCGAGATGGATCCCGACGAATTCATGGGCCTGGTCGAGGAACTCGTCGGCGAGACGGTCACGGTCACGCGGTCCGGACACAGCGCGCTGGTGGAGATCTCGGCCGCCGGTATCACCAAGGCCTCCGGCCTGGCAGCTCTGGCCGCCTCGCGCGGTATCGATCGCCACGAGGTGGCGGCCGTGGGTGACATGCCCAACGACGTGCCCATGCTCGAATGGGCCGGTGCGTCCTACGCCGTCGCGAACGCCCATCCGTCGGCCCGGCGCGCGGCAGGCACGGTGCTCCAACGCACCAACGAGCAGGACGCGGTCGCCCACCTCATCTGGTCGATCCTGTCCTGA
- a CDS encoding GroES family chaperonin, giving the protein MLHDRVLVKTSAEEGERRSSGGILIPATAQVSKRLVWAEVLAIGNHVRAVELGDKVLFSPDDRHEVEISGESYLLLRERDIHAVAAKRVDTNTGLYL; this is encoded by the coding sequence ATGCTGCACGACCGCGTGCTGGTGAAGACCTCCGCCGAGGAGGGCGAGCGTCGTTCGTCCGGCGGCATTCTGATCCCGGCCACCGCCCAGGTGTCGAAGCGATTGGTCTGGGCCGAGGTTCTGGCGATCGGAAACCACGTTCGTGCGGTGGAACTAGGCGACAAGGTGCTGTTCTCGCCCGATGACCGGCACGAGGTCGAGATCTCCGGCGAGTCCTATCTGCTGTTGCGCGAGCGCGACATCCACGCGGTGGCCGCGAAGCGCGTGGACACCAACACCGGTCTGTACCTCTGA